Proteins from a genomic interval of Hornefia porci:
- the ortA gene encoding 2-amino-4-oxopentanoate thiolase subunit OrtA has translation MAKKGDWVRIHSIVLKAEERTGKIPEDTQKCDLEMWTKGSLLADAEIGDTVEVETAVGRIEKGTLIEVGPYYTHSYGKFVPEIIEIDKQLRKITKGGDK, from the coding sequence ATGGCAAAAAAAGGAGACTGGGTACGTATTCACAGTATCGTTCTCAAGGCCGAGGAGAGAACCGGAAAGATCCCGGAGGATACGCAGAAATGCGATCTGGAAATGTGGACAAAGGGGAGCCTCCTGGCTGACGCGGAGATCGGTGATACAGTAGAAGTAGAAACGGCTGTGGGCCGTATTGAGAAGGGCACGCTGATCGAGGTAGGTCCCTACTACACTCACAGCTATGGCAAATTTGTTCCCGAGATCATCGAGATCGACAAGCAGCTGCGTAAAATCACGAAAGGAGGGGACAAATAA
- the ortB gene encoding 2-amino-4-oxopentanoate thiolase subunit OrtB produces MALAKDYDSVMGRSNEIQKKALGLDYEKYESGSIAFDYEALMKDTGYTLDEITKIQSRTAVGNTPLIELRNISKLARKYAKPGYGARIFAKDEAANASGSFKARRAACAVAHAKKLGYKGVIAATSGNYGAAVASQAAMQGLDCIIVQECYDSNGVGQPEIVEKARKCEAYGAEVIQLTVGPELFYTFLSVLEDTGYFNASLYSPFGIAGIETLGYEIAMQCRERVGKDPDMVVCTNAGGGMMTGTARGLLKAGAVDTKMVAASIDLTGLSMASDKQFNLKSCTTGHTGFGVPYATDPDHSDVPRSAARPLRYMDRYVTVKQGEVMYMTEALAQLEGIERGPAGNTALAAAFSLAQELPEDAVLVISETEYTGAGKHIQPQLSFARDNGIEIKFGNPTEEDKPGVNVVLPADPGLIQCHDADLHHFRQSLIRKAVKKAGGVTPTDEDLQFLAEETKTDVAFVKETLGL; encoded by the coding sequence ATGGCACTGGCGAAAGATTATGATTCCGTAATGGGAAGATCCAATGAAATTCAGAAGAAAGCGCTGGGTCTTGACTATGAGAAATATGAATCCGGTTCCATCGCCTTCGATTATGAAGCCCTGATGAAGGACACCGGATATACGCTGGACGAGATCACCAAGATTCAGTCCAGAACCGCAGTCGGAAACACGCCGCTCATCGAGCTGAGAAACATCAGCAAGCTGGCGAGAAAATATGCGAAGCCGGGTTACGGCGCAAGAATTTTTGCAAAGGATGAGGCCGCTAACGCTTCCGGAAGCTTCAAGGCCAGAAGAGCCGCCTGTGCGGTGGCGCACGCCAAGAAGCTGGGCTACAAGGGCGTTATCGCCGCAACCTCCGGAAACTACGGCGCGGCAGTCGCGTCCCAGGCGGCGATGCAGGGACTGGACTGCATTATCGTTCAGGAATGCTATGACTCCAACGGAGTCGGACAGCCGGAAATCGTGGAGAAGGCGAGAAAATGTGAAGCCTACGGAGCAGAGGTTATTCAGCTGACCGTAGGACCGGAGCTGTTCTACACCTTCCTGTCCGTTCTGGAGGACACCGGATATTTCAACGCGTCTTTGTACTCCCCCTTCGGCATCGCCGGAATTGAGACACTGGGTTATGAGATCGCGATGCAGTGCCGTGAGAGAGTCGGCAAGGATCCGGACATGGTGGTCTGCACCAACGCGGGCGGCGGAATGATGACCGGTACAGCGAGAGGTCTGCTGAAGGCAGGCGCTGTTGATACCAAAATGGTCGCGGCGTCCATCGACCTGACCGGACTGTCCATGGCCTCCGACAAGCAGTTCAACCTGAAGTCCTGCACCACCGGACATACCGGATTCGGCGTTCCTTACGCGACTGACCCGGATCACTCCGATGTTCCGAGGAGTGCGGCGAGACCGCTGCGTTACATGGATCGCTATGTAACAGTCAAGCAGGGCGAAGTTATGTATATGACAGAAGCGCTGGCTCAGCTGGAGGGCATCGAAAGAGGTCCTGCAGGCAACACTGCGCTGGCCGCGGCGTTCTCCCTGGCGCAGGAGCTGCCGGAAGACGCGGTTCTGGTCATCAGCGAGACAGAGTATACCGGAGCCGGAAAACACATCCAGCCGCAGCTGTCTTTCGCGAGAGACAATGGCATTGAAATCAAATTCGGAAATCCGACTGAGGAAGACAAGCCGGGCGTGAATGTCGTTCTGCCGGCAGATCCCGGTCTGATCCAGTGCCACGATGCGGATCTGCACCACTTCAGACAGTCCCTGATCAGAAAGGCTGTCAAGAAGGCGGGCGGCGTAACGCCGACAGACGAGGATCTTCAGTTCCTCGCAGAGGAGACCAAGACCGATGTTGCGTTCGTAAAGGAGACGCTGGGACTCTAA
- a CDS encoding ornithine aminomutase subunit alpha, with amino-acid sequence MIREDDFEKRRVEKGIADLTDEQLYDKFWELCTQVVDPLIELGRKNTTPSVERAVLLRMGVSSLDTQKIVEGAMDRGLMGHGTGHIVYRISKDKGISIREASQALAQGEYWDDAVAIFGKEEK; translated from the coding sequence ATGATAAGAGAAGACGATTTTGAAAAAAGAAGAGTTGAAAAAGGTATCGCCGATCTTACAGACGAGCAGTTGTACGACAAGTTCTGGGAACTGTGCACGCAGGTTGTGGATCCGCTCATCGAGCTGGGCAGAAAGAACACGACTCCTTCCGTAGAGAGAGCCGTTCTTCTGCGTATGGGAGTATCCTCCCTTGACACACAGAAAATCGTAGAGGGCGCTATGGACAGAGGCCTTATGGGTCACGGCACCGGCCACATCGTCTACAGAATTTCCAAGGACAAGGGAATTTCTATCCGCGAAGCTTCACAGGCATTGGCTCAGGGTGAATACTGGGATGATGCAGTAGCTATTTTCGGCAAGGAGGAGAAGTAA
- the oraE gene encoding D-ornithine 4,5-aminomutase subunit OraE has protein sequence MADMVLNKNEKLDVREILKDLENYAPRRHGWHWREPAPNLEMGPFTFHDMSKPLKQGIGLPPAKFFGDIDPQPQPVITTEIASGRFEDDIRRMRMAAWHGADHIMVIRHMGQSHIDGLMEGTPQGIGGVPITRKQVRCQRKALDLIEDEVGRPLNYHSYVSGVAGPDVAVMFAEEGINGAHQDPQYNVLYRDINCVRSFVDACESKKVLAWAEILQIDGAHNANATAREAWKVMPELIVQHAINSLFSEKVGIKPENISLSTVPPDAAPAPAMYLDLPYAVALRDICGRYKMRAQQTTKYVCSSVREATVTHVMNMVISKLTSADIQSTITPDEGRNVPWHIYNMEAIDNAKQAFVYMDGFNELVELKKDGPLREMAREIKERATLFMEEIVEVGGYFNAVEQGFFVDSAKYPARNGDGIARKIKGGVGYGFIFPREDDYMAPVTAHFGYNNVEQYGGDPENPSALIGGCTFEDRSKIVYIDELDEVDNVNVRLEKVKKYLDGEAIKPEMEWCGDGVVMLTMMVPANVRTAEATGLQIAEKMGLDSPEVISKEIMHPAEGTRIEIKGKLTFDVDPKSLVLPPPPHHLPDEVLYKEFKDHHMRVVCGTVGDDEHSVGLREIINIKHGGIEKWGIEVNYLGTSVPVEKLVDAAVELDADAILASTIISHDNIHYKNMKRINELAIEKGIRDKVIIAAGGTQVSPEDARATGIDEGFGRDSHGIDVATYLCEEAMRRRGELPPGGHLKGIDED, from the coding sequence ATGGCAGATATGGTACTGAATAAGAATGAGAAACTGGACGTAAGAGAAATCCTGAAGGATCTCGAAAACTACGCCCCGAGAAGACACGGCTGGCACTGGAGAGAGCCGGCTCCGAATCTTGAGATGGGACCCTTCACGTTCCACGACATGTCCAAGCCGCTGAAGCAGGGCATCGGCCTTCCGCCGGCGAAGTTCTTCGGCGACATCGATCCGCAGCCGCAGCCGGTCATCACCACAGAGATCGCTTCCGGAAGATTCGAGGACGATATCAGAAGAATGAGAATGGCGGCGTGGCACGGCGCTGACCATATCATGGTTATCCGCCACATGGGCCAGTCCCATATCGACGGCCTGATGGAAGGTACGCCTCAGGGAATCGGCGGCGTTCCGATCACCAGAAAACAGGTCAGATGCCAGAGAAAGGCTCTGGATCTCATCGAGGATGAGGTCGGCCGTCCGCTGAACTACCACTCCTACGTATCCGGAGTAGCCGGACCGGACGTTGCGGTCATGTTCGCGGAGGAGGGCATCAACGGAGCTCACCAGGATCCGCAGTACAACGTTCTGTACAGAGACATCAACTGCGTAAGATCCTTTGTTGACGCCTGCGAATCCAAGAAGGTTCTGGCATGGGCAGAGATCCTGCAGATCGACGGCGCACACAACGCGAACGCTACCGCCAGAGAAGCATGGAAGGTTATGCCGGAGCTGATCGTGCAGCACGCCATCAACTCCCTGTTCTCGGAGAAGGTCGGAATCAAGCCGGAGAACATCTCCCTGTCCACCGTACCTCCTGATGCGGCTCCTGCCCCGGCGATGTACCTCGACCTGCCTTACGCGGTCGCGCTGAGAGACATCTGCGGCAGATACAAAATGAGAGCTCAGCAGACCACCAAATACGTCTGCTCCTCCGTCAGAGAAGCGACGGTAACACACGTGATGAACATGGTCATCTCCAAGCTGACCAGCGCGGACATTCAGTCCACCATCACACCGGACGAAGGAAGAAACGTTCCCTGGCACATCTACAACATGGAAGCCATCGACAACGCCAAGCAGGCCTTCGTATACATGGACGGCTTCAACGAGCTGGTTGAGCTGAAGAAGGACGGACCGCTCCGTGAGATGGCGAGAGAAATCAAGGAAAGAGCGACACTGTTCATGGAGGAGATCGTCGAGGTCGGCGGTTACTTCAACGCAGTTGAGCAGGGATTCTTCGTGGATTCCGCGAAATACCCCGCCAGAAACGGCGACGGAATCGCCAGAAAGATCAAGGGCGGCGTAGGCTACGGATTCATCTTCCCGAGAGAGGATGACTACATGGCTCCTGTTACGGCGCACTTCGGATACAACAACGTGGAGCAGTACGGCGGCGACCCGGAGAACCCGAGCGCTCTGATCGGCGGCTGCACGTTCGAGGACAGAAGCAAGATCGTCTACATCGACGAGCTGGATGAAGTCGACAACGTCAACGTAAGACTTGAGAAGGTCAAGAAATATCTTGACGGTGAGGCAATCAAGCCTGAGATGGAATGGTGCGGAGACGGCGTCGTCATGCTGACCATGATGGTGCCGGCGAACGTGAGAACCGCAGAGGCCACCGGCCTGCAGATCGCAGAGAAGATGGGTCTGGATTCACCGGAGGTCATCTCCAAGGAAATCATGCACCCGGCCGAGGGTACGAGAATCGAGATCAAGGGCAAGCTGACCTTCGATGTCGATCCGAAGTCCCTGGTACTGCCTCCGCCGCCGCATCACCTGCCGGATGAGGTTCTGTACAAGGAATTCAAGGATCATCACATGAGAGTCGTCTGCGGAACCGTCGGCGACGACGAGCACTCCGTCGGACTCCGTGAGATCATCAACATCAAGCACGGCGGAATCGAGAAATGGGGAATCGAGGTTAACTACCTGGGTACCTCAGTACCGGTAGAGAAGCTGGTAGACGCGGCAGTCGAGCTGGATGCCGACGCGATCCTGGCCTCCACGATCATCTCTCATGACAACATCCACTACAAGAACATGAAGAGGATCAATGAGCTGGCCATCGAGAAGGGCATCCGCGACAAGGTCATCATCGCGGCAGGCGGAACACAGGTATCCCCGGAGGATGCACGCGCCACCGGAATCGATGAAGGCTTCGGAAGAGACTCCCACGGTATCGACGTAGCGACATACCTCTGCGAAGAGGCGATGAGACGCCGCGGCGAGCTGCCCCCGGGAGGACACCTGAAGGGCATCGACGAAGACTGA
- a CDS encoding GlmL-related ornithine degradation protein, with the protein MNVDVLVAEIGSTTTVVNAFTDLDTDHPCFWGQGQAPTSVLDGDVRVGLQGAVDDLCKNKGISSIEYGQMLATSSAAGGLKMTVHGLVYDMTAKAAKEAALGAGGIIHYVTSGRLRRTDLKKIREIQPNLILIAGGVDYGERDTALDNAEMIRGMGLKVPVIYAGNIENQEEIKLIFEDSEQELYIVENVYPKIDALNVEPCRKVIQQAFEQHITHAPGMEHVRDMVSGPIIPTPGAVMECTKVLYDCIGDLIVLDVGGATTDLHSVAVESDKVARIMTSPEPKAKRTVEGDLGVFVNRYKVIESIGEEKLREECENELHIDLDKTLETYYAIPKNEDEIKLVERLTREAVFRATERHAGQLRYIYGPSGRSTVAEGKDLTQVKYIVGTGGALTRLPHRVEIMEEIPGENITGMRLFPTDHAKVLVDNDYIMASLGVLSKTNREAAIKLLEKSLDFEFPEKVEDEIYKSSIKAMEDVEAEYEAKKKKEEEYAEHIREMEEMGYDMSAYKEEEPIGGANARGPEGSHHDPAKEDIEAGGGLQPGWNREKREDASKPWNNCNRECDICTHTHCPNNQSRR; encoded by the coding sequence ATGAATGTAGACGTATTGGTAGCGGAAATCGGATCCACAACGACGGTGGTCAACGCATTCACAGATCTGGATACCGATCATCCGTGTTTCTGGGGACAGGGTCAGGCGCCGACCTCTGTACTCGACGGAGATGTGAGGGTCGGGCTTCAGGGCGCTGTCGACGACCTTTGTAAGAACAAAGGAATCAGCAGCATTGAATACGGACAGATGCTGGCGACTTCTTCCGCGGCCGGCGGACTGAAGATGACCGTGCACGGACTGGTTTATGATATGACGGCCAAGGCCGCGAAGGAAGCGGCGCTGGGTGCGGGCGGAATCATTCATTATGTGACCAGCGGGCGGCTGCGCCGAACCGACCTGAAAAAGATCCGGGAAATTCAGCCGAATCTGATTCTGATCGCGGGCGGCGTGGACTACGGCGAGCGGGATACCGCGCTGGACAATGCCGAGATGATCCGCGGCATGGGACTGAAGGTTCCGGTCATCTATGCGGGCAACATCGAGAATCAGGAGGAAATTAAACTGATTTTCGAGGACAGCGAGCAGGAACTGTATATCGTCGAGAATGTGTATCCGAAAATCGACGCACTGAATGTAGAGCCCTGCCGGAAGGTAATTCAGCAGGCCTTTGAGCAGCATATCACCCATGCACCGGGGATGGAACACGTCCGTGACATGGTCAGCGGTCCCATCATTCCTACGCCGGGCGCGGTGATGGAGTGTACAAAGGTGCTGTACGACTGCATCGGGGACTTAATTGTGCTGGACGTGGGCGGAGCGACCACGGACCTGCATTCCGTTGCAGTGGAATCGGACAAGGTCGCCAGAATCATGACCTCTCCGGAGCCGAAGGCCAAGCGCACGGTGGAAGGCGATCTGGGCGTCTTTGTAAACCGCTACAAAGTAATCGAATCCATCGGTGAGGAGAAACTGAGAGAGGAATGCGAGAATGAGCTCCATATCGACCTTGATAAGACACTGGAGACATACTACGCGATCCCGAAGAATGAGGATGAAATCAAGCTGGTTGAGAGGCTGACCCGCGAGGCTGTGTTCCGGGCGACGGAGCGGCACGCCGGACAGCTCCGGTATATCTACGGACCCTCCGGCCGAAGCACTGTGGCAGAGGGCAAAGATCTGACACAGGTCAAATACATTGTGGGAACCGGAGGTGCGCTGACACGGCTGCCTCACCGGGTGGAAATTATGGAAGAGATTCCGGGAGAGAATATCACCGGCATGAGGCTTTTCCCGACTGACCACGCAAAGGTTCTGGTGGACAATGATTACATCATGGCGTCTCTGGGAGTGCTGTCCAAGACCAACCGCGAGGCGGCGATTAAGCTGCTGGAAAAGAGCCTCGACTTCGAATTCCCGGAGAAGGTTGAGGACGAGATCTATAAGTCCTCAATCAAAGCGATGGAGGATGTTGAAGCCGAATACGAGGCGAAGAAGAAAAAGGAAGAGGAGTATGCGGAGCACATCCGGGAGATGGAGGAAATGGGCTACGACATGAGCGCATACAAGGAGGAGGAGCCCATCGGCGGCGCCAACGCCAGAGGCCCGGAAGGGAGTCATCACGATCCTGCCAAGGAAGACATCGAGGCTGGCGGCGGGCTGCAGCCCGGCTGGAACCGGGAGAAGCGGGAAGACGCCTCCAAACCCTGGAACAACTGCAACCGCGAGTGCGACATCTGCACCCACACCCACTGCCCAAACAACCAGAGCAGACGATGA
- the orr gene encoding ornithine racemase Orr, with product MYPKLVVDLKKLQGNLDAVAEITKDRGGCSLMIVTKGLCADPEMAGLVARDPKVDYMADSRVKNLASYADMARANGKKTVLLRIPMHDEVEGVIQYADISFNSELSTIRLLNEEAGRAGKVHDIVLMIDLGDLREGIFFRNEDLIREAVEEILQMEHINLYGIAVNLTCYGAIIPKYDNLSQLVEIARKIEEKYDIRLQMVSGGNSSSIYLIDKGELPEGINNLRLGEAFLLGNDTAYETDLPGTVGDTVTLQAQIVELKEKPSLPIGEVGVDAFGQKPYYEDRGIMKRAIIAVGKQDTDLDSMTPTDPQIEIMGGSSDHTILDVTHCDRDYKVGDVVTFELGYGGMLKVATSPYVEREYVRG from the coding sequence ATGTATCCGAAACTGGTAGTAGATCTGAAAAAACTGCAGGGCAATCTCGACGCTGTCGCGGAGATTACCAAGGACCGCGGAGGATGTTCTCTGATGATCGTCACCAAGGGACTCTGCGCCGATCCGGAAATGGCCGGACTGGTGGCGAGGGATCCGAAGGTGGATTATATGGCGGACTCCCGGGTGAAAAACCTGGCGAGCTACGCCGATATGGCGCGTGCCAACGGCAAGAAGACGGTGCTTCTGCGCATCCCGATGCACGATGAGGTGGAGGGCGTCATTCAATATGCGGACATCTCCTTCAACTCGGAGCTTTCCACCATCCGCCTGCTGAACGAGGAAGCGGGCAGAGCAGGAAAGGTCCACGACATCGTTCTGATGATCGATCTGGGTGATCTGCGGGAAGGTATATTCTTCCGCAACGAGGATCTCATCCGGGAAGCCGTGGAGGAGATCCTGCAGATGGAGCATATCAATCTGTACGGTATCGCTGTGAACCTGACGTGCTACGGAGCGATTATTCCGAAGTATGATAACCTTTCCCAGCTGGTTGAGATTGCGAGAAAGATTGAAGAAAAATATGATATCCGTCTGCAGATGGTGTCCGGCGGGAATTCCAGCTCGATTTATCTGATCGACAAAGGTGAATTGCCGGAGGGCATCAACAATCTGCGTCTTGGGGAAGCGTTCCTGCTGGGGAACGACACCGCCTACGAGACAGATCTCCCCGGCACGGTCGGCGATACGGTGACACTGCAGGCGCAGATCGTGGAGCTGAAGGAAAAGCCCTCACTGCCCATCGGCGAGGTCGGCGTGGACGCCTTCGGCCAGAAGCCGTACTATGAGGACCGCGGAATCATGAAGAGAGCGATTATCGCGGTCGGAAAGCAGGACACGGATCTGGACAGCATGACGCCGACGGATCCGCAGATTGAAATCATGGGAGGAAGCTCCGACCATACCATCCTGGACGTTACACACTGCGACAGAGACTACAAGGTCGGGGACGTCGTCACCTTTGAGCTGGGATACGGCGGTATGCTCAAGGTCGCGACCAGCCCCTATGTGGAGAGGGAATATGTCCGCGGGTAA
- a CDS encoding deoxyribonuclease IV encodes MSAGNKIYLGCHLSSADGFEVMGTNAVSIGANTFAFFTRNPRGGKAKDIDPEDAAALRRIMKEHEFGRLVAHAPYTLNPCSATARVREFAHMVMEDDLRRMEYLPGNYYNFHPGSHVGQGTETGIRLIYSLLNDIISKDQTTTVLLETMAGKGSEVGSRFEELAQIIEGIRIDEKVGVCMDTCHVSDAGYDIVNDLDGVLEEFDRIIGLERLKALHINDSMNPPGSHKDRHARIGEGTLGLEAIRKFIHHPALEGLPCILETPQDSIRGYGKEIAVLKRKGD; translated from the coding sequence ATGTCCGCGGGTAACAAAATATATCTCGGATGCCATCTGTCTTCGGCAGATGGCTTTGAAGTAATGGGAACAAACGCCGTGAGCATCGGCGCCAACACCTTCGCTTTTTTCACCCGGAACCCCAGAGGCGGAAAGGCGAAGGACATCGATCCGGAGGACGCGGCCGCTCTTCGGCGCATAATGAAAGAGCACGAGTTCGGCAGACTGGTGGCTCATGCGCCCTACACGCTGAATCCCTGCTCCGCGACTGCCCGTGTCCGCGAATTCGCCCATATGGTGATGGAGGATGATCTCCGGAGGATGGAATATCTTCCGGGAAATTATTACAATTTCCATCCCGGCAGCCACGTCGGACAGGGGACGGAAACGGGGATAAGGTTGATTTACAGCCTTCTTAATGATATTATATCTAAAGACCAGACAACCACGGTACTGCTGGAAACCATGGCAGGAAAGGGAAGCGAGGTCGGCAGCAGGTTCGAAGAGCTTGCGCAGATCATAGAGGGAATCCGCATTGACGAAAAGGTCGGCGTCTGCATGGACACCTGCCACGTCAGCGACGCGGGATACGATATTGTCAATGATCTGGACGGCGTGCTGGAAGAGTTCGACCGGATAATCGGACTGGAACGGCTGAAGGCACTGCACATCAACGACAGTATGAACCCGCCGGGTTCTCATAAGGACCGCCATGCGCGAATCGGAGAGGGAACTCTCGGACTGGAAGCCATACGCAAATTCATACATCATCCTGCTCTTGAGGGACTGCCCTGCATACTGGAAACACCGCAGGACAGTATCAGAGGATATGGAAAGGAAATCGCAGTTTTAAAGAGAAAAGGAGATTAG
- the buk gene encoding butyrate kinase — protein sequence MNASEVKDILVINPGSTSTKITIYTKQNTEILYENNIVHDEQKILEFPTVASQKNYRKGIILDELNDRGYDLKNLTAVVGRGGMLFGLKGGGYKINDKMYNEMASSRLPQHASSLGALLAYSIAQPLGIPSFIYDSTMGCDLLDIAKVTGISEIEKYGATHLLNSRAQAIKYARSRGKDYKEMNFINCHMGGGITANAMKGGKVIDTAAYDDGPMAPERSGGVPLLLFKQLCFDGKHTEEDMEKLIAGKGGLYSYLGTKDAREVEKMIEEGDSYAAMVYEAMGFQVAKSIAGLSCALEGKVDVIILTGGVAYSKWLTEKIKKYCGHIAPIEVMPGESEMEALAAGTLRMLTGEEEIKEL from the coding sequence ATGAATGCAAGTGAAGTAAAAGACATTTTGGTAATTAATCCTGGTTCGACCTCGACGAAAATCACGATCTACACCAAGCAGAACACAGAGATTCTGTATGAGAACAATATCGTGCATGATGAGCAGAAGATTCTGGAATTCCCGACAGTCGCCTCCCAGAAGAACTACAGAAAGGGAATCATTCTGGACGAGCTGAATGACAGAGGCTATGACCTGAAGAATCTGACGGCTGTTGTAGGAAGAGGCGGTATGCTGTTCGGCCTGAAGGGCGGCGGTTACAAAATCAATGACAAGATGTATAACGAGATGGCGAGCTCAAGACTCCCGCAGCACGCCTCCTCGCTGGGTGCGCTGCTGGCGTATTCCATCGCACAGCCTCTGGGGATCCCGTCGTTCATCTATGACTCCACCATGGGCTGCGACCTGCTGGATATCGCCAAGGTGACCGGAATTTCCGAAATCGAGAAGTACGGCGCCACACACCTGCTGAATTCCCGGGCGCAGGCGATTAAATACGCCAGATCCAGAGGAAAAGATTATAAGGAGATGAACTTCATCAACTGCCATATGGGCGGAGGCATCACCGCAAACGCTATGAAGGGCGGAAAGGTCATCGACACCGCGGCCTATGACGACGGTCCGATGGCGCCGGAACGCTCCGGCGGCGTGCCCCTGCTTTTGTTCAAGCAGCTGTGCTTTGACGGAAAGCATACAGAGGAGGACATGGAGAAGCTGATCGCAGGCAAGGGCGGCCTCTACTCCTATCTGGGCACAAAGGACGCCAGAGAAGTGGAAAAGATGATCGAGGAAGGCGACAGCTATGCGGCCATGGTCTATGAGGCGATGGGCTTCCAGGTGGCGAAGTCGATCGCGGGGCTGTCCTGCGCGCTGGAGGGCAAGGTTGACGTTATCATTCTGACCGGCGGCGTGGCGTATTCCAAGTGGCTGACCGAGAAGATCAAGAAGTACTGCGGACACATCGCGCCGATCGAGGTTATGCCCGGCGAGAGTGAGATGGAGGCGCTGGCGGCCGGAACACTGCGGATGCTGACGGGTGAAGAGGAGATCAAGGAGCTGTAG
- the srtB gene encoding class B sortase: protein MTGKGKRRKGDLLFDVIIVILLCVIAFSLFKVASILNEYQKGTREYKQIAEDADLKLEENRLHVDWKALKKKNSDVKAWIYSKGTVINYPVVQGDDNSFYLHRLLNKEYNFKGTLFIDYRVAKPFDDFNTIIYGHRMKDGSMFKPLVKYREEDYYRKHKVMQLATPKHQYDLVIFAAVTIPARSSMYKCTFETRKEKEAYLEKIREKTVLTTDIQVSADDRIVMMSTCTYEFDNARVVVYGKLIEKD, encoded by the coding sequence ATGACCGGAAAAGGGAAAAGAAGAAAAGGGGATCTGTTATTTGATGTTATCATCGTTATTCTGCTGTGCGTGATCGCATTCAGCCTGTTTAAAGTTGCTTCAATACTGAACGAGTATCAGAAGGGTACCCGCGAATATAAACAGATCGCAGAGGACGCGGATCTGAAGCTTGAGGAGAACCGTCTCCATGTCGACTGGAAGGCGCTGAAAAAGAAAAACAGCGACGTGAAGGCCTGGATCTATTCAAAGGGTACTGTCATCAACTATCCGGTGGTACAGGGCGATGACAACAGCTTTTATCTGCACCGGCTTCTGAATAAAGAATATAATTTCAAAGGCACGCTGTTCATCGATTACAGGGTGGCGAAGCCGTTCGACGATTTTAATACGATTATCTACGGACACCGGATGAAGGACGGCTCCATGTTCAAGCCGCTGGTGAAGTACCGGGAGGAGGATTACTACAGGAAGCATAAGGTGATGCAGCTGGCGACGCCGAAGCACCAGTACGATCTGGTGATTTTCGCCGCGGTTACGATTCCTGCCCGGAGCAGCATGTACAAATGCACCTTCGAGACCCGGAAGGAAAAGGAAGCGTACCTGGAAAAGATCCGGGAAAAGACGGTGCTGACGACAGACATACAGGTTTCTGCGGATGACAGGATCGTGATGATGAGCACCTGCACCTATGAATTTGACAATGCGAGGGTGGTCGTATACGGAAAGCTGATTGAGAAAGACTGA
- a CDS encoding LytR/AlgR family response regulator transcription factor: MRIAICDDEVTAIEAYTRDLQQVCRDNDIEADFTKYKSGDQLLFFTEDVVRDTDILFLDVGMPGTNGIETARKLRENGYEGEIIFLTSSREAVFYAFDVRATNYLVKEMASEKRLREVFLRAVESAREKRSEYLLLTGIGEYRNIRIDEIRYFEVSQKIVTVYYRDTNFEFVSTIGKLENLLFSRGFVRISRSCIVAARYVESFAYEKVTMTTGESLPVGRKYYKELKKTMKGGRDERQDERE, encoded by the coding sequence ATGCGGATTGCGATTTGTGATGATGAAGTAACGGCGATCGAAGCGTATACGCGGGATCTTCAGCAGGTATGCCGGGATAATGATATCGAGGCGGATTTTACAAAATACAAAAGCGGAGACCAGCTCCTGTTCTTCACGGAGGACGTCGTCCGGGACACGGACATTCTGTTTCTGGACGTTGGGATGCCGGGAACTAACGGCATTGAAACCGCAAGGAAGCTGAGGGAGAACGGCTACGAGGGCGAGATCATCTTTCTCACATCGTCGCGGGAGGCCGTGTTCTACGCGTTTGACGTGAGAGCGACGAATTATCTGGTCAAGGAAATGGCGTCGGAAAAACGGCTGAGAGAGGTCTTTCTCCGCGCAGTGGAGAGCGCCCGGGAGAAAAGGAGCGAGTATCTGCTGCTGACCGGAATCGGAGAATACCGGAACATCAGAATCGACGAGATTCGCTATTTCGAGGTATCGCAGAAGATCGTCACCGTATACTACAGGGATACGAATTTTGAATTCGTGTCGACTATAGGGAAACTGGAAAATCTTCTGTTCTCCAGAGGCTTTGTGCGGATCTCCAGATCCTGCATCGTTGCGGCTCGTTATGTCGAGTCCTTCGCCTATGAAAAGGTCACGATGACGACCGGCGAAAGTCTTCCGGTCGGCCGTAAATATTATAAAGAACTGAAAAAGACGATGAAAGGCGGGCGCGATGAACGGCAGGATGAGCGGGAATAG